The DNA window GCTCCAGCATCTTTCGCTCGTTCAGGAAGCTGAAGGGACCGAGATTGAAGAGGATCTCCTCGCGCCCGAGGAAGAGATTGGCCGGCACGTCGAGATCGTCGGCCAGCGCCAGGTTCTGGAACACCGTCTCGATGCCGGCGTCGCGCGCCTCGATCGGGCTCCTGAAATGCACCTCGTGGCCGTCGAAGAAGACCCTGCCGGCGGAAGGCTGCTCCACGCCGGTGATCTGGCGCACGAAGGTGGATTTTCCGGCACCATTGTCGCCGACGATGGCGATGTGCTCTCCCTCGCGCAGCTCGAAATTCGCGTCCTCCAGCGCATGCACGCCGCCATAGCGCTTGGTCAGCCCTTCGGTGCGCAGGATGATCTTCTCGCTCGCTGCCATTGCCTCCTCCTCGCCTTCAGAGCCGGCCGCGGGCGCGCTGGCGATAGACGTCCAGCACGACGGCGGTGACGATGATGATGCCCATGATGATCTCCTGATAATAGGCGCTCACCCGGATAAAGGTGAAGCCGGAGATGATCAGGCCGAAAATGACCATGCCGAGCGTGGTGCCGATGATGGAGCCGCGACCGCCGGTGAGCGACGTGCCGCCGATGACCGTCATGGCGATGGCCTGCAATTCATACATGAAGCCCATGCCGCCCTGCGCCGTCTGGCCGCGGGCGGACAGCACGATGCCGGCAAGCCCGGCAAGACCGCCCGCAATGGCATAGACCAGCATCAGGTGCCGCTCGACATTGATGCCGGAGACGCGGGCGGCCTGCTCGTTGGAGCCGATGGCATAGGTGCGTCGGCCATAGAGCGTGTAGTTGAGGAGCACGTGGAAGAGGATGGCCACGCCGATGAAGATGAAGACCGGCATCATGCCTTGGCCGATCGCCGCATAGCTTTCCGTCGGGAAGGAGACGGGCTGGCCGCGCGTATACCAATTGGCGATGCCGCGCGCCGTCACCATCATGCCGAGCGTGGCGATGAAAGGCGGTATCTTTGTCAGGGCTATCAGCAAGCCGTTCGTGAGCCCGGCCAGGAGCCCGACGCCCAGGCCGATCGCCACCGGCACGACGACCGGAAGATCGGTAAGCGAAGGGTAGACGGCGCGGGTGTTGGAGGAAACCTGCGCGAAGCTCATGGCGATGAAGGCCGTCATCGCCAGCACCGAGCCCGACGAAAGGTCGATGCCGCCGGTGATGATCACCTGCGTGACGCCGATGGCGATGATGCCGACGACCGAGACCTGCAGGATGATGATGTTGATGCGCTGCAGGTTGAACAGAAAACTGTCGCCGCGCACGAACCAGCCGAGCAGTTCGAAGACGGCCGCGATGATGACGAGGCCGATGAACACGTTGAACTCGGGCGGGAGCGCCCGGCGCCTGGTTTCCCCCGCCATGGTGGTCGTCGTTGTCGTCGTCATTCATGCCTCCCAGAGCACGTCCGTTCCTGCCGGGGCAAGCCTGTCCCCGGGCGACATCGCTCTCCCCCGCACCGCATCCGGCGAAGCGCGGGACTTTCTCTGCTCGCGAGCCGAGGAGACGGGGCGGCAGGCGCCCCGCCGAACCGCCAGGTCAGTTCTGGCCCATATACTGGTCGATGTTCTCCGGCGTCACGAGTTCGAAGGGCACCCAGACGGCGTTGCCGAGCTTTTCGCCCTCGGCGAGTTTCAGCGCCGCGTCCACGGCCCCGCTCCCCTGCGCCGCGGCGTTCTGGAACACGGTGACGTCGAGATCGCCCGCCTTCATGGCCGCGAGCGCATCGGCGGTGGCGTCCACGCCGCCGACGATCACCTCGTCCATGGACATGCCGGCGGCCTTCATGGCCTGGATGGCGCCCAGCGCCATCTCGTCATTGTTGGAGATGACCGCGTCGAACTCCACGCCAGCCGACAGCCAGTTGTTCATGAGATCGGTTGCCTCGGTGCGATACCAGTTGGCGGTCTGCTCCTCGACGATGTTCATGAAGGAGCATTCCTCCGTGGCGATCACGTCGTGGATGTCCTGCGTGCGCTGGCGGGCGGCCTGATTGTTGAGCTGGCCCATGAGCACGACGATATCGGCGCCGTCGCCCTTGCCCTGCTCCTTCAACAGCCGGCAGACCTCCTTGGTCTCGAGCGTGCCGGAATCGACCTCGTTCGAGCCGACGAAGGTCTGGTTTTCGGGCAGGCTGTCGAGATTGGACGGCATGCGATTGACATAGACCAGCGGGATGCCCGCTTCCGCTGCCAAC is part of the Chelativorans sp. AA-79 genome and encodes:
- a CDS encoding ABC transporter permease gives rise to the protein MTTTTTTTMAGETRRRALPPEFNVFIGLVIIAAVFELLGWFVRGDSFLFNLQRINIIILQVSVVGIIAIGVTQVIITGGIDLSSGSVLAMTAFIAMSFAQVSSNTRAVYPSLTDLPVVVPVAIGLGVGLLAGLTNGLLIALTKIPPFIATLGMMVTARGIANWYTRGQPVSFPTESYAAIGQGMMPVFIFIGVAILFHVLLNYTLYGRRTYAIGSNEQAARVSGINVERHLMLVYAIAGGLAGLAGIVLSARGQTAQGGMGFMYELQAIAMTVIGGTSLTGGRGSIIGTTLGMVIFGLIISGFTFIRVSAYYQEIIMGIIIVTAVVLDVYRQRARGRL
- a CDS encoding sugar ABC transporter substrate-binding protein → MKKLVLGAALSVLMSTSAFAQTVGVTMSELDNFLTVLRNGIADYAKEQGVEVQIEVAEKDPNRQLSQIQNFIASGVDAIIVNPVDTDATAAQSQLAAEAGIPLVYVNRMPSNLDSLPENQTFVGSNEVDSGTLETKEVCRLLKEQGKGDGADIVVLMGQLNNQAARQRTQDIHDVIATEECSFMNIVEEQTANWYRTEATDLMNNWLSAGVEFDAVISNNDEMALGAIQAMKAAGMSMDEVIVGGVDATADALAAMKAGDLDVTVFQNAAAQGSGAVDAALKLAEGEKLGNAVWVPFELVTPENIDQYMGQN